A region from the Thermanaeromonas toyohensis ToBE genome encodes:
- a CDS encoding GntR family transcriptional regulator encodes MIDRNCAVPLYYQVANYLREQIQKGILKPGDRIPSEWELVKEFNISRQTARQAIAELVAEGWIFRRAGKGSFVATPKITSQLTTMIGFMQKMVQQGFRVTTRVVSAGVVTASNIVASNLNIAPGEKVIEIQRLRIVDEVPAVLQWAYLPFPRYAAVLDVDLSVNSLFATLEQKCGIRLAHSRETVQAKIATSTEASILGIKEGDPLLLVEGILYSEGNEPVRYGRSLYRGDMFKLTVQSYELVGRKLR; translated from the coding sequence TTGATTGATCGCAATTGTGCGGTGCCTCTCTACTATCAAGTAGCCAATTATCTTAGGGAACAGATTCAAAAAGGAATTTTAAAGCCTGGTGATCGAATACCGTCGGAATGGGAACTGGTGAAAGAGTTTAATATTAGTCGTCAAACTGCAAGGCAAGCTATTGCTGAACTGGTTGCTGAAGGGTGGATCTTTCGGCGGGCAGGTAAAGGAAGCTTTGTGGCTACTCCGAAAATAACTAGCCAGTTAACTACAATGATAGGTTTTATGCAAAAGATGGTACAACAAGGCTTTCGAGTAACCACTCGTGTGGTGTCTGCTGGAGTAGTCACGGCTTCGAATATAGTGGCAAGCAACTTAAATATAGCTCCAGGAGAAAAGGTCATAGAAATTCAACGCTTGCGTATCGTTGATGAAGTACCAGCCGTTTTGCAATGGGCTTATTTGCCTTTTCCAAGGTATGCAGCCGTTCTAGACGTTGATTTAAGCGTAAACTCGTTGTTCGCAACGTTAGAACAGAAGTGCGGAATAAGGCTAGCACATTCCCGTGAAACAGTACAAGCTAAAATAGCGACGAGTACTGAAGCATCGATTTTGGGTATTAAAGAGGGAGATCCGCTCTTACTTGTTGAGGGTATTCTTTACAGTGAAGGTAACGAACCTGTCCGCTACGGTAGGAGCTTATATCGGGGAGATATGTTTAAATTAACAGTTCAGAGTTATGAGCTTGTGGGTCGAAAATTGAGGTAA
- a CDS encoding radical SAM protein: MRRKKWVECRHCNSGRPAARVLRYLCGECLKQNPHLGEEVAEAAHRRSRIFPPFSPPRTPGGITCLLCGNRCQLGEGQEGFCRLRYSRDGKLISRAGTARFGLGSFYFDPLPTNCVAGWVCPGGTGAGYPKYAYRPGPEVGYQNLAVFLGACSFDCLYCQNSTYREMAGKGEPLLTLDDLVNSLDERTACICFFGGDPSPQMPFTLAVARRALKKAEDRIMRVCWETNGNLHPRYLEPMVELALASGGVIKFDLKAWDDDLHRFLTGVSNRQTLANFRYLSRYFDQRPDPPLLVASTLLVPGYVGRREVAGIARFLANLNSSIPYTLLAFAPTHLLDDLPLVTREEAEDCYYAAREAGLTRVRLANLHLLR, encoded by the coding sequence GTGCGGAGAAAAAAATGGGTAGAGTGCCGACACTGTAATTCAGGGCGACCGGCAGCCCGTGTCTTGAGGTACCTTTGTGGTGAATGTCTGAAACAAAATCCCCACCTGGGCGAAGAAGTCGCGGAAGCTGCCCACCGGCGTAGTCGTATCTTCCCTCCTTTTTCACCTCCGCGTACCCCCGGGGGTATTACCTGTCTTCTTTGTGGTAACCGATGCCAGTTAGGTGAAGGGCAAGAAGGTTTCTGCCGCCTGCGTTATTCCAGGGACGGCAAACTTATTTCTAGGGCCGGGACTGCCCGGTTCGGTCTAGGAAGTTTTTATTTCGATCCCCTTCCCACCAATTGCGTAGCTGGATGGGTTTGCCCGGGGGGTACTGGCGCTGGCTACCCTAAGTACGCCTACCGACCCGGACCCGAAGTAGGCTACCAAAATTTAGCCGTATTTTTAGGAGCGTGTTCTTTTGATTGTCTTTACTGCCAAAATAGCACTTACCGTGAAATGGCTGGGAAGGGAGAACCCCTCCTAACCTTAGACGATCTTGTAAATTCCCTCGACGAAAGGACAGCTTGCATTTGTTTTTTCGGCGGCGACCCTTCACCCCAGATGCCTTTCACCTTGGCCGTAGCCCGCCGGGCCCTCAAGAAGGCGGAGGATAGGATAATGCGCGTCTGCTGGGAAACCAACGGCAACCTACACCCTCGCTACCTCGAACCCATGGTGGAACTGGCCCTGGCTTCGGGCGGGGTAATCAAGTTTGATCTTAAGGCTTGGGATGACGACCTCCACCGCTTCCTCACAGGCGTAAGCAACCGGCAGACCCTGGCTAATTTTCGGTATCTTTCCCGCTACTTTGACCAGCGCCCTGACCCTCCCCTGTTGGTAGCCAGCACTCTCTTAGTACCGGGCTACGTAGGTAGGCGAGAAGTAGCTGGTATAGCCCGCTTCTTAGCCAACCTCAACTCTTCCATTCCATACACTCTGCTGGCCTTTGCCCCTACCCATCTTTTGGATGATCTGCCTTTGGTGACCCGGGAAGAGGCAGAGGATTGCTATTACGCGGCCCGGGAGGCAGGCCTCACTCGGGTTCGCCTGGCCAACCTCCACCTGCTTCGCTAG
- the yqeB gene encoding selenium-dependent molybdenum cofactor biosynthesis protein YqeB, whose translation MIREKLVVIKGAGDLASGVAHRLWRAGFNIVMTEIPQPTVIRRTVAFAEAVYSGTTVVEGVRGRLVKDAREALWVATSGEIAVIVDPQAKVVGELKPQVVVDAIMAKTNLGTRIDEAPVVIALGPGFQAGRDAHAVIETQRGHDLGRVILEGEARPNTGVPGEVAGYTVERVLRAPDEGVFQGIKSIGDQVQPGEAVAKVGDSPVISTIGGVLRGLLHDGLWVTKGMKVGDVDPRASLKHCFSISDKARAVAGGVLEAILYLIRFS comes from the coding sequence ATGATCCGGGAAAAATTGGTTGTCATTAAAGGGGCAGGGGACCTGGCCAGCGGTGTGGCCCACCGGCTTTGGAGGGCGGGTTTTAATATTGTTATGACCGAGATTCCCCAACCTACAGTGATTCGCAGGACGGTGGCTTTTGCCGAGGCTGTGTACTCCGGCACTACAGTGGTGGAAGGGGTTCGAGGAAGGTTAGTAAAAGATGCCCGGGAAGCTTTATGGGTAGCTACTTCTGGCGAGATAGCGGTGATAGTAGATCCCCAGGCAAAGGTTGTGGGAGAGCTTAAGCCTCAGGTAGTGGTGGATGCTATTATGGCTAAAACTAACCTGGGTACCCGGATAGATGAAGCGCCCGTTGTTATAGCTTTGGGTCCAGGTTTCCAGGCGGGGCGGGATGCCCACGCCGTAATTGAGACTCAGAGAGGGCATGATTTAGGCCGGGTGATCTTAGAAGGTGAGGCCAGGCCTAATACTGGCGTTCCAGGAGAAGTGGCAGGGTATACAGTGGAAAGGGTTTTAAGGGCTCCTGACGAAGGGGTCTTCCAGGGAATAAAAAGTATCGGTGACCAAGTTCAACCAGGTGAAGCTGTAGCTAAGGTAGGTGATAGCCCCGTAATATCTACTATAGGAGGAGTCTTGCGCGGATTATTGCACGACGGGCTATGGGTAACCAAAGGCATGAAGGTGGGCGATGTAGATCCCCGCGCAAGTCTTAAGCACTGCTTTAGCATTTCTGATAAAGCCCGGGCTGTGGCCGGAGGAGTATTGGAGGCTATTTTATATTTAATACGTTTCTCATAA
- the mocA gene encoding molybdenum cofactor cytidylyltransferase, with translation MQFNLALELKEKEIITLVGAGGKTSALMCLARELAAQDKRVIVTTTTKMLLSQAQELAEPVISPSIPELLEKVKEKLRKSNLVTCGSRIGEEGKLLGLSLEGISYLARLPVDYLLIEGDGAKGAGLKVPADHEPVIPGESTLVITVMGLKVLGKPLERPWVHRAELIPGLWNKGELPNKVTIPLTATLLGHPLGGRKGVPESSRWVILLNQAEGREEQEAGRLLAEELFRYGPERVILGALKTGAPVRQILVGAACSSTNLGIIVLAAGEARRFGATKQLLPTGELTMVQRVVSTAIQSGMGEVVVVLGHRAEKIVPLFKGYPVHLIFNPSWREGMSTSLKAGLLGLSPRVKATLVLLGDQPGVTYSVLQLLAEAYLKTGKKIVVPYYQGRRGNPVLLDRSLWREIFSLEGDKGARDLLNRYPEEVLPVQVDCAGVVEDIDTPEDYLRWLKET, from the coding sequence ATGCAATTTAACCTAGCCCTAGAGCTTAAGGAGAAGGAGATTATCACCCTGGTAGGGGCAGGGGGGAAAACCTCTGCCCTTATGTGTCTTGCCCGGGAGCTGGCGGCTCAAGATAAGCGGGTCATCGTCACTACTACCACCAAAATGTTACTGTCTCAGGCCCAGGAATTAGCGGAGCCTGTGATATCTCCTTCGATCCCAGAATTATTGGAGAAGGTAAAGGAAAAGCTTAGAAAAAGCAATTTAGTCACCTGCGGCAGCCGCATAGGGGAAGAGGGAAAGCTTTTAGGTCTTTCTCTAGAAGGGATTTCCTATCTGGCCCGCCTCCCTGTAGATTATCTCCTTATAGAAGGCGACGGGGCAAAAGGTGCGGGGTTAAAAGTCCCAGCAGACCACGAACCGGTTATTCCTGGGGAAAGCACCTTGGTCATCACTGTAATGGGGCTAAAGGTTTTAGGAAAACCTTTAGAGAGGCCTTGGGTGCATCGGGCTGAATTGATTCCAGGGTTATGGAACAAAGGGGAATTACCGAATAAAGTAACCATTCCCCTGACGGCTACCCTTTTGGGGCACCCGCTAGGGGGAAGGAAAGGTGTGCCAGAGAGTTCCCGCTGGGTTATCCTTCTAAACCAGGCTGAAGGAAGGGAGGAACAGGAAGCGGGGCGCTTGCTGGCCGAAGAGCTTTTTAGATATGGACCAGAACGGGTGATTTTAGGTGCGCTAAAAACCGGGGCTCCCGTGCGGCAGATCCTTGTGGGGGCCGCATGTTCCTCCACTAACCTAGGGATTATTGTTTTAGCGGCGGGGGAAGCCCGGCGTTTTGGAGCTACTAAACAACTTCTACCTACCGGGGAGCTTACCATGGTCCAGCGAGTGGTTAGTACAGCCATACAATCTGGGATGGGCGAAGTGGTCGTAGTTTTAGGACATAGAGCCGAAAAGATAGTTCCCCTTTTTAAAGGGTATCCCGTTCACCTAATTTTTAACCCCTCTTGGCGGGAAGGGATGAGCACTTCCCTTAAAGCTGGCCTTTTGGGTCTTTCGCCCCGGGTTAAGGCTACTTTAGTTCTTTTAGGTGATCAGCCTGGAGTAACCTATTCTGTATTGCAACTTTTGGCTGAGGCTTACTTGAAGACAGGCAAAAAGATTGTTGTACCATACTACCAAGGACGAAGGGGTAACCCGGTCTTACTGGACCGCTCTTTGTGGAGGGAAATATTCTCCTTGGAGGGTGATAAAGGGGCTAGGGACCTTTTAAACCGCTATCCAGAGGAGGTCCTCCCCGTGCAGGTAGACTGTGCTGGAGTGGTGGAAGATATAGACACCCCTGAAGATTATCTCCGTTGGCTTAAGGAAACCTGA
- a CDS encoding cupin domain-containing protein: protein MLGKKIRQIRREKGMSLKEVAEKTGLTSSFLSQVERDLADPSITSMRKIAEALEVPIFYFLLNHEEHSPVVRRDQRKVLRFPQSHLTYELPSPDLNRKMEVMMARLEPGAASSDEPLSHPGEECIVVLEGCMDIDIGGEVYHLEEGDSIYYYAAVPHKLWNPGDKELVFLSAITPPLF from the coding sequence ATGCTAGGGAAAAAGATTCGCCAAATTCGCCGTGAGAAGGGTATGAGCCTTAAGGAAGTAGCTGAGAAGACAGGGCTTACCTCGAGTTTCTTAAGCCAGGTGGAAAGGGACTTAGCGGACCCCTCTATTACCTCCATGCGGAAAATAGCCGAAGCCCTGGAGGTACCCATATTTTACTTCCTTCTTAATCATGAAGAGCACAGTCCAGTTGTACGGCGGGATCAACGTAAAGTACTACGCTTTCCTCAATCGCACTTAACCTATGAGCTTCCTTCCCCGGATCTTAACCGCAAGATGGAAGTTATGATGGCCCGGCTGGAACCGGGGGCCGCTAGCTCTGATGAGCCCTTGTCCCATCCTGGGGAAGAATGTATTGTGGTGCTAGAAGGATGCATGGATATTGATATAGGGGGCGAGGTTTACCACTTAGAGGAGGGTGACAGCATATACTATTATGCAGCAGTGCCCCACAAGTTATGGAACCCTGGGGACAAGGAGCTAGTGTTTTTATCGGCCATAACACCGCCTTTATTCTAG
- a CDS encoding XdhC family protein produces the protein MVNKELLKDIIHLLEQGEAFVLATIVRTRGSTPREVGTSAVILPDGRILGTLGGGCAEAEIRQRALEVLRKKKPELFRLDLTADVAEGEGMVCGGIMDVFLEPMGG, from the coding sequence ATGGTGAATAAGGAGCTACTAAAGGATATTATTCACTTATTGGAGCAGGGCGAAGCCTTTGTGCTAGCCACTATTGTCCGTACCCGGGGTTCCACGCCACGGGAGGTGGGGACGAGCGCTGTTATCCTGCCCGATGGGCGTATATTGGGTACCCTGGGTGGTGGGTGTGCTGAGGCTGAGATCAGGCAAAGGGCATTAGAAGTCCTCCGCAAGAAAAAGCCTGAGCTATTCCGTCTAGACCTTACAGCAGACGTGGCGGAAGGTGAAGGTATGGTCTGCGGGGGGATCATGGATGTCTTTCTAGAGCCCATGGGAGGTTGA
- a CDS encoding XdhC family protein produces the protein MAILLAFYRALQQALEENRAAVAARILQVSPELKEVLKPGARKLYYFSGPGVGELGNKEVEGIIASQVEEVLKRRKPQWVHVPLGEGWVDVFLEPVLPEPHLLILGGGHVGQKVATLAKEVGYRVTVVDDRPEFANRQLFPQADEVICDSFASALDRISIDPSTYVVIVTRGHRHDYDCLRRVISSPAAYIGMIGSSRKVKGIMEGLAAEGVPRERLARVYAPIGLDIGAETPAEIAVSILAEIIQVYRQGKEVKSG, from the coding sequence GTGGCTATTTTGCTGGCCTTTTACCGGGCCTTACAGCAAGCCTTAGAGGAAAACCGTGCCGCGGTAGCCGCAAGGATCCTCCAGGTTAGCCCGGAGCTTAAGGAGGTCTTAAAACCCGGAGCTAGGAAGCTTTATTACTTTTCCGGCCCCGGGGTAGGAGAGCTGGGTAATAAAGAGGTAGAAGGGATAATCGCTTCTCAAGTGGAGGAAGTTCTTAAGCGGCGTAAGCCCCAGTGGGTTCATGTACCCTTAGGTGAAGGGTGGGTAGATGTTTTCTTGGAGCCGGTATTACCAGAGCCCCACCTTTTAATTTTAGGTGGAGGTCATGTGGGCCAGAAAGTAGCTACCCTGGCTAAAGAGGTGGGGTACCGGGTCACCGTAGTTGATGACCGGCCGGAGTTCGCTAACCGTCAGCTTTTTCCCCAGGCTGATGAGGTTATCTGTGATTCTTTTGCCTCAGCCTTAGATAGGATCTCCATTGATCCCTCCACCTATGTAGTCATTGTTACCCGAGGGCACCGCCACGATTATGATTGCCTCCGCCGGGTGATTAGCTCCCCTGCCGCGTATATAGGCATGATCGGTAGCTCACGCAAGGTAAAAGGGATTATGGAGGGACTAGCTGCTGAAGGGGTCCCTAGGGAAAGGCTAGCACGGGTCTATGCTCCTATCGGGTTAGATATTGGGGCTGAAACGCCGGCTGAGATTGCGGTAAGTATTTTAGCTGAAATAATCCAGGTCTATCGCCAGGGGAAGGAAGTTAAATCAGGGTAA
- a CDS encoding HAD-IA family hydrolase — MAREGVLFDLDGTLLDTSELVIKSFQYTLYPYLGRVVAPEEVYPYFGVPLREGLEAFVPEKVEEMVEIYRRYSEEHYNELVRLCPGVREGLKELHQAGVRMGIVTSRVRDTTLYGLRLFGLEDFFQAIITMEDVNTHKPRPEPVLKCLEALRIPPEKALMVGDSPHDIAAARAAGVVAVAAGWSHVPRQRFIDAQPDFWAESMAEVVALALGTS; from the coding sequence ATGGCTCGGGAGGGTGTGCTTTTTGACCTGGATGGTACCCTGCTGGATACCTCTGAATTAGTTATTAAATCCTTTCAATACACCCTATATCCCTATCTTGGGCGCGTGGTGGCACCAGAGGAAGTCTACCCTTATTTTGGTGTTCCCTTACGGGAGGGCCTGGAAGCCTTTGTACCGGAGAAGGTAGAAGAAATGGTGGAAATATATAGGCGGTATAGCGAGGAACATTACAACGAGCTGGTGCGCTTGTGCCCAGGGGTTAGGGAAGGCCTTAAGGAGCTACACCAGGCGGGGGTCCGCATGGGTATTGTAACCTCCCGGGTCCGGGATACTACTTTGTACGGGTTACGGTTGTTTGGGCTAGAGGATTTTTTTCAGGCCATTATAACCATGGAAGATGTAAACACCCATAAACCGAGGCCTGAGCCGGTGCTTAAGTGCTTAGAAGCATTAAGGATCCCTCCAGAAAAGGCTCTTATGGTAGGGGATAGCCCTCATGATATAGCTGCAGCCCGGGCCGCCGGGGTAGTAGCAGTGGCCGCGGGCTGGAGCCATGTTCCTCGCCAGCGCTTTATTGACGCGCAGCCGGATTTTTGGGCGGAGTCTATGGCGGAAGTGGTGGCTTTAGCCTTAGGAACTTCTTAG
- the gatB gene encoding Asp-tRNA(Asn)/Glu-tRNA(Gln) amidotransferase subunit GatB: MEYEAVIGLEVHVELKTASKAFCSCSTAFGAPPNTQVCPVCLGLPGVLPVINRQMVEFGIKTALALNCTIAPVCKFDRKNYYYPDLPKNYQISQYDLPLARDGYLEIEVDGVKKRVGIIRVHMEEDAGKLIHAEEPGADYSLVDYNRAGVPLLEIVSAPDLRSPDEARAYMEKLKAILEYLEVSDCKMQEGSLRCDANVSVRPKGSTAFGTKTEVKNMNSFRALHRALSYEIERQISILERGERVIQETRAWDEQRQVTYSLRSKEEAHDYRYFPEPDLVPLAIGQEWIERVRSTLPELPDARRERLIREYGLPEYDARVITGSKALADYFERTVALFPDAKQVSNWLMGDFLRLLNAKGLEPQEAPVSPESLAELLKLQQEGTISIRIAKEVLEEMFATGRGAREIVEAKGLTQITDVDQLTAIVEKVLATHPKVVEDYRKGKEKALGFLVGQVMKETRGKANPSLVNQLLKERI; the protein is encoded by the coding sequence ATGGAATACGAAGCGGTCATCGGCCTTGAAGTTCATGTGGAGCTTAAAACAGCTTCCAAAGCCTTCTGCAGTTGTAGCACAGCCTTTGGGGCTCCTCCCAACACCCAAGTTTGCCCTGTATGTCTAGGATTACCCGGGGTCCTGCCAGTTATCAACCGACAGATGGTGGAGTTTGGGATAAAGACGGCTTTGGCCCTCAACTGTACCATAGCCCCTGTATGTAAGTTTGATCGTAAGAATTATTATTACCCCGATTTACCCAAAAATTACCAGATATCCCAATACGATCTCCCTTTGGCCCGGGACGGATATCTAGAGATAGAAGTGGACGGGGTAAAAAAACGGGTGGGTATCATCCGCGTGCATATGGAAGAGGATGCAGGCAAGCTTATCCATGCCGAGGAGCCGGGGGCCGATTATTCCCTGGTAGACTATAACAGGGCCGGCGTTCCTTTACTGGAGATCGTGTCCGCCCCTGACTTGAGGAGCCCCGATGAAGCCCGGGCCTATATGGAAAAGCTTAAGGCCATTTTAGAATACCTTGAGGTATCCGATTGTAAGATGCAGGAAGGATCCTTACGCTGCGACGCCAACGTGTCTGTAAGGCCTAAAGGTTCCACTGCCTTCGGTACTAAAACAGAGGTTAAAAATATGAATTCTTTCCGGGCCTTACACCGGGCCTTAAGTTATGAAATAGAGCGCCAGATCTCTATCTTGGAGCGGGGGGAGAGGGTAATTCAGGAGACGAGGGCCTGGGATGAACAGCGCCAGGTCACCTACAGCCTGCGCAGCAAGGAAGAGGCCCACGATTACCGGTACTTTCCCGAACCCGATTTGGTTCCCTTGGCCATCGGACAAGAATGGATAGAGCGGGTAAGGTCTACCTTGCCTGAGCTGCCCGACGCCCGGCGAGAGCGGTTGATACGGGAATACGGTTTGCCAGAATATGATGCTAGGGTGATAACGGGGTCCAAGGCTTTGGCCGATTACTTCGAAAGGACGGTGGCCCTTTTCCCGGATGCCAAGCAGGTTAGCAACTGGCTAATGGGGGATTTCTTACGTTTACTAAATGCTAAGGGGTTAGAGCCCCAGGAAGCACCGGTCTCACCTGAGAGCCTGGCCGAACTCCTTAAACTCCAACAGGAAGGCACTATCAGCATCCGCATCGCTAAAGAAGTTTTGGAAGAAATGTTCGCTACGGGACGGGGAGCCCGGGAGATCGTGGAGGCCAAAGGGTTGACGCAAATAACCGATGTGGACCAGCTTACAGCCATTGTGGAGAAGGTTTTGGCTACCCATCCTAAAGTGGTAGAGGATTACCGGAAGGGAAAGGAAAAGGCTTTGGGGTTCCTCGTAGGGCAAGTTATGAAGGAGACCCGGGGTAAAGCTAATCCGAGCCTGGTAAACCAGCTCTTAAAGGAGAGGATCTAA
- the gatA gene encoding Asp-tRNA(Asn)/Glu-tRNA(Gln) amidotransferase subunit GatA codes for MELFYLSAHEAARLLKNKEISAVELTREILKRIEQVEDKVKAFVTLTPEKALEQAKAVDEARARGESLSVLAGIPMALKDNLCTEGIRTTCSSKMLENWVPPYDAFVVRKLREAGAILVGKCNMDEFAMGSSTENSRFFPTRNPWDLDRVPGGSSGGSAAAVAAGEAFFALGSDTGGSIRQPASFCGVVGLKPTYGRVSRYGLVAFASSLDQIGPLTRDVTDCALVLQAIAGHDPLDSTSADLPVPDYLAALRQDVRGLKIGVPREYFGPGMDREVVSVVRQAIDRLSDLGAFCEETSLPHTEYALPAYYLVAPAEASSNLARYDGVAYGFRLPGKDVVDMYMKTRREGFGPEVKRRIMLGTYALSAGYYDAYYLKALKVRSLIRRDFDQAFEKYDVLVTPTSPTVAFRLGERVGDPLAMYMSDLCTIPVNMAGLPAISIPCGFAQGLPVGLQIIAKPFDEEILFRVAYTFEQATGNFRRWPEV; via the coding sequence TTGGAACTTTTTTATTTAAGCGCCCATGAAGCTGCGCGGCTTCTTAAAAACAAAGAGATAAGCGCTGTGGAACTTACAAGAGAAATCCTTAAGAGGATAGAGCAGGTAGAAGATAAGGTGAAGGCCTTTGTTACCTTGACCCCGGAGAAAGCTCTGGAGCAGGCTAAAGCCGTAGACGAGGCGCGAGCCCGGGGAGAAAGTTTAAGCGTTTTAGCAGGCATACCCATGGCCCTGAAAGACAACCTGTGTACAGAAGGTATCCGCACTACCTGCTCCTCTAAGATGCTCGAGAACTGGGTCCCGCCCTATGATGCCTTTGTAGTAAGAAAATTAAGGGAAGCGGGAGCTATCTTAGTAGGAAAATGTAATATGGATGAATTTGCCATGGGATCTTCTACTGAGAACTCCCGTTTCTTCCCCACCCGCAACCCGTGGGATTTAGACCGGGTACCCGGAGGTTCCAGCGGAGGCTCGGCAGCAGCTGTAGCGGCGGGGGAGGCCTTCTTCGCCTTGGGCTCTGACACAGGGGGATCCATCCGTCAACCGGCTTCCTTCTGCGGCGTAGTAGGCCTTAAACCCACCTATGGAAGGGTTTCGCGGTACGGGCTGGTAGCCTTCGCTTCCTCCTTAGATCAGATAGGCCCCTTAACCCGGGATGTCACGGATTGTGCTTTGGTGTTGCAAGCTATAGCTGGCCATGATCCCCTGGATTCTACATCGGCAGACCTACCTGTTCCGGACTACCTTGCTGCTCTGCGACAAGATGTTAGAGGGTTAAAGATAGGTGTACCCAGGGAATACTTTGGGCCGGGGATGGACCGTGAAGTGGTGAGCGTAGTACGGCAGGCCATAGACCGCTTAAGCGATCTGGGGGCTTTTTGCGAGGAAACCTCCCTGCCCCATACAGAGTACGCTCTTCCAGCTTACTACTTGGTAGCCCCGGCCGAGGCCTCGAGCAACCTGGCTCGCTATGACGGTGTGGCTTATGGGTTCCGGCTCCCGGGGAAGGATGTGGTGGACATGTATATGAAGACCCGGCGGGAAGGATTCGGTCCTGAAGTTAAGCGGCGCATCATGCTAGGTACATATGCTTTGAGCGCTGGCTACTACGATGCTTATTATCTCAAAGCCCTCAAAGTTAGGAGTCTCATCCGCCGCGACTTTGACCAGGCCTTTGAAAAGTATGATGTTTTAGTTACGCCTACCTCTCCTACGGTGGCCTTCCGGTTGGGGGAGAGGGTGGGGGATCCTTTAGCCATGTATATGTCTGATTTATGTACCATCCCGGTCAATATGGCGGGCCTGCCAGCCATCTCCATCCCTTGCGGTTTCGCTCAAGGGTTGCCGGTAGGCTTGCAGATTATAGCTAAGCCCTTTGACGAGGAGATCCTTTTCCGGGTGGCTTATACTTTTGAGCAGGCTACCGGAAACTTTCGCCGGTGGCCTGAAGTATAG
- the gatC gene encoding Asp-tRNA(Asn)/Glu-tRNA(Gln) amidotransferase subunit GatC, translating into MPLSREEVEHVALLARLYLSEEEKEAYTKQLNAILEYMEKLNALDTEGVEPTAHVLPLRNVFREDVVKPSLPREKALEGAPATREGQFEVPRVV; encoded by the coding sequence ATGCCTTTAAGCAGGGAAGAAGTGGAACATGTGGCCCTCTTAGCCCGGCTTTACCTTTCTGAAGAGGAAAAAGAAGCTTATACTAAGCAGCTAAATGCCATCCTGGAATACATGGAGAAATTAAATGCCCTGGATACGGAGGGAGTAGAACCTACAGCCCACGTTTTACCCTTGCGCAATGTGTTCCGGGAGGATGTAGTGAAACCCAGCTTGCCCCGGGAGAAGGCCTTAGAAGGAGCACCGGCTACCCGTGAAGGCCAGTTCGAAGTACCTCGAGTGGTCTAA
- a CDS encoding CPBP family glutamic-type intramembrane protease: MRADLRSQMKTFGGLLVTNALLVLITYLRIPPKEIAPQATWPAIPQWQLALVSAGLILAVYGLLGMVGFWFARRLGLPGIYRPDAGLRLWIVAPLVTGLVAGNVLVVLDRLFALSLGWDGLPHPSFPLSLLASATAGIGEEIVFRLFVLGLLAFLLNFLLNLFLQRRETTGVALWLGNIFAALAFAAAHLPAVAFLLKLPSPAAIPHLVLAEVFLLNGIAGLLAGWQYIRCGLVAAVGVHFWSDIIWHVLWPAIR; the protein is encoded by the coding sequence ATGAGAGCCGATCTTCGCTCGCAAATGAAAACCTTTGGGGGGTTGCTCGTAACCAATGCCTTGCTAGTGTTAATCACTTATTTACGGATACCGCCGAAAGAAATTGCTCCCCAGGCAACCTGGCCCGCGATACCGCAATGGCAGCTAGCCCTGGTCAGCGCAGGTCTAATTCTAGCAGTTTATGGTCTATTGGGGATGGTAGGCTTCTGGTTCGCCCGGCGGCTGGGTCTACCGGGGATTTACCGCCCGGATGCCGGCTTAAGGTTATGGATAGTCGCGCCGCTTGTCACCGGTTTGGTGGCAGGAAACGTATTGGTAGTGCTCGACCGGCTGTTCGCCCTAAGCCTGGGGTGGGATGGGCTCCCTCACCCTTCCTTCCCATTGTCGCTCCTTGCTTCGGCCACCGCAGGGATCGGCGAGGAGATCGTGTTCCGGCTGTTCGTACTGGGATTATTGGCATTTTTACTTAACTTTTTACTTAACCTATTCTTGCAGCGCCGGGAGACCACCGGGGTGGCGTTATGGCTGGGGAATATATTTGCGGCCCTCGCCTTTGCGGCCGCCCATCTGCCGGCAGTGGCCTTCCTTTTAAAACTCCCAAGTCCGGCCGCCATCCCGCACCTTGTTCTGGCCGAGGTATTTCTTCTTAACGGCATAGCAGGACTCCTGGCGGGCTGGCAGTATATCCGTTGCGGCCTGGTGGCCGCGGTGGGCGTTCATTTCTGGTCTGATATTATCTGGCACGTGTTGTGGCCGGCAATAAGATAG